In Acropora palmata chromosome 7, jaAcrPala1.3, whole genome shotgun sequence, one genomic interval encodes:
- the LOC141886762 gene encoding cyclic GMP-AMP synthase-like receptor 2: MEETTAQKVEAKGQLESAWIDGALEAVMKIILNSTETQHNHRVFVNSLSRYKTFEEELAKKSGRRVQVVASGSVAENLFAIHWVYKDGRREANNDIDVMLVDCSMVVTEKDSDLKAKDTERKRDKSVRLGSSKSSLAEDESHSQVILEGKLKQFEKIIFLVPSKHPGYVQLCKVDEEGKTHFLTSENFKAFWAEVVNNTALYSLVSGPQLPVGGVIMSGPALTRRDRPGSRNNFAHDYVPCLHCPQWTTLADKWADRKRAADWPSKDLISEIVSEGCHVVPVFFHGIDSSLNPTEWRLSFSEAEKKLIHSLATEQRQSYVMAKLIMKQVIQKMKVDNLSTSSVEKTPSSYHLKTIFLWKCEEKTMEKWKNFLESVIDLLKTFADHLRKGNIPQYFVPENNLIGHMKTIVLCSVADGITAAVSSLPTVLHKVFLAAYDSQFDYDGGVCPIRRLLNCQLNSLCMTGIAEDKLYLLCIMNFLLDSLSAATVGTSDELQPLEDHKYFLGIYQSSKSAVTLPSPPVLGAAEVETTTLLLFEYLLNLLKNTHVLTVLKTDIFSILTRLFTQNLVSLSVKEIFTKCCEESLKVYQTVSQALSISCYSDISCREELGALKGIDFIFFKHPDMAKKEFCQFASKRYRNFQENGEISRVKSLSW; encoded by the coding sequence ATGGAAGAAACGACAGCGCAAAAGGTAGAAGCGAAAGGGCAGCTAGAATCTGCTTGGATCGATGGCGCTCTTGAAGcagttatgaaaattattctgAATTCAACAGAGACTCAGCATAATCACAGAGTGTTTGTAAATTCGTTGAGTCGTTACAAAACGTTTGAGGAAGAATTGGCTAAGAAAAGTGGCAGACGTGTACAAGTTGTCGCGTCTGGCAGTGTTGCAGAGAATTTATTTGCGATTCATTGGGTTTACAAAGATGGCAGGCGAGAAGCAAACAATGATATAGACGTCATGCTTGTGGATTGCTCAATGGTAGTTACTGAAAAGGATTCAGATCTAAAAGCTAAGGACACTGAAAGAAAACGTGATAAATCTGTTCGTCTAGGATCCTCCAAATCGTCTCTGGCAGAGGACGAAAGCCATTCTCAGGTGATCTTGGAaggtaaattaaaacaatttgagaaaattatttttctggttccaAGTAAACATCCTGGCTATGTTCAACTGTGTAAAGTCGATGAGGAAGGAAAGACACATTTTTTGACCTCAGAGAACTTCAAAGCATTTTGGGCAGAAGTGGTTAACAACACTGCACTGTATTCCCTTGTCAGTGGTCCCCAACTTCCTGTAGGCGGTGTAATCATGAGTGGGCCAGCACTTACTAGACGAGATCGACCAGGTTCAAGGAACAACTTTGCTCACGATTATGTCCCATGCTTACATTGTCCCCAATGGACAACTTTGGCAGACAAGTGGGCAGACAGGAAACGAGCCGCTGATTGGCCAAGCAAAGACCTCATTTCAGAGATTGTTAGTGAGGGCTGCCATGTAGTTCCTGTCTTTTTTCATGGTATTGACAGTAGTTTAAATCCAACTGAGTGGAGGCTCTCATTCTCTGAAGCAGAGAAAAAGCTCATACATTCCTTAGCAACTGAGCAACGTCAGAGCTATGTCATGGCAAAGTTGATTATGAAACAAGtaattcaaaaaatgaaagttgaCAATCTTTCAACATCATCTGTGGAAAAAACTCCCAGTTCCTACCacctgaaaacaatttttttgtggaaGTGTGAAGAAAAAACTATGGAAAAGTGGAAAAACTTTCTTGAATCAGTAATTGATCTGTTGAAAACCTTTGCCGATCATCTCAGGAAGGGAAACATACCACAGTATTTCGTTCCAGAAAATAACCTGATAGGTCATATGAAGACAATTGTTCTTTGTTCTGTTGCTGATGGTATCACTGCAGCAGTAAGCAGCCTGCCTACAGTTTTGCACAAGGTTTTCCTGGCAGCATATGATTCTCAATTTGACTATGATGGAGGGGTTTGCCCAATTCGAAGACTTCTGAATTGCCAATTGAACAGCCTTTGCATGACTGGAATTGCCGAAGATAAGCTTTATCTGTTATGTATAATGAATTTTCTTCTTGATTCGCTATCAGCTGCAACTGTTGGGACTTCTGATGAattgcaacctcttgaagatCATAAGTACTTTTTAGGGATTTATCAGTCTTCTAAAAGTGCTGTAACACTGCCATCACCACCAGTGTTAGGTGCAGCAGAAGTTGAAACAACCACATTGCTTCTGTTTGAGTATCtgttaaatttattaaagAACACACATGTCCTGACAGTTTTAAAAACTGacatattttctattttgacaAGACTTTTCACACAAAACCTGGTCTCATTGTctgtaaaagaaatatttaccAAATGTTGTGAAGAATCCCTCAAGGTTTATCAGACTGTTTCTCAAGCTCTCAGCATTTCGTGCTACTCTGATATTTCATGCCGCGAAGAGTTGGGTGCACTAAAGGGTATTGactttatatttttcaaacaccCTGACATGGccaaaaaagaattttgtcaATTTGCCTCAAAGCGATACAGAAATTTCCAAGAAAATGGGGAAATTAGCAGGGTGAAAAGTTTAAGTTGGTGA
- the LOC141885859 gene encoding betaine--homocysteine S-methyltransferase 1-like, whose protein sequence is MDPKKMSVLDYLNQGNVLVGDGGMTYCLEKRGYVKAGPWTPECTVEDPDAVRQLHREFLRAGADVIQAFSFSMDDKTIDDQNEEINQAACDLAKGVAQEGGVYCAGSICQTASLYAEGAGKECVQKRFEEQIQIFLRNDMDLLIAEFFEYTEEAEWVVEILKSTGIPSAITMAIGPFGDSHNVPVGECAVRLARKGADIIGVNCKFDPTTSLRTLVMMREALDREGLNCHLMIQPVGYHTPDAARTGFSSLPELPFALEPRTLTRWDVHKYARQAYDLGVRYIGGCCGFEPYHIRAIAEELSSERGFLPEASKKHALWGEALKNYPKEWVRNRANRAYWENLEPATGRPYSSAVSRSDGPD, encoded by the exons ATGGACCCAAAG AAAATGTCCGTGCTGGATTATTTGAATCAGGGTAACGTACTTGTTGGTGACGGAGGAATGACATATTGCTTGGAGAAACGAGGCTATGTGAAAGCAGGGCCCTGGACACCAGAATGTACCGTAGAAGACCCAGATGCAG TTCGTCAGCTCCATCGGGAATTTCTTCGGGCCGGAGCAGATGTTATTCAAGCATTTTCATTCTCCATGGATGATAAAACCATCGATGATCAG AATGAAGAGATTAACCAAGCAGCTTGCGACCTGGCCAAGGGCGTGGCACAGGAGGGTGGAGTATACTGCGCAGGCTCTATATGCCAGACAGCGAGTCTCTACGCCGAGGGAGCTGGGAAGGAGTGCGTACAGAAGCGATTCGAAGAACAAATACAGATATTTCTGAGAAATGACATGGACTTATTGATCGCCGAG TTCTTCGAGTACACCGAGGAAGCCGAATGGGTAGTCGAAATTCTGAAGTCCACTGGGATACCAAGCGCCATCACCATGGCAATTGGTCCTTTTGGGGACAGTCATAACGTCCCTGTTGGAGAATGCGCCGTTAGGCTAGCGCGAAAAG GTGCTGATATCATTGGCGTGAACTGTAAATTCGATCCTACGACATCCCTTCGAACTCTTGTAATGATGAGAGAAGCGCTGGACAGAGAAGGATTAAACTGTCATTTGATGATTCAGCCCGTGGGATATCACACTCCTGACGCCGCCAGAACAGGATTTAGCAGCTTACCCGAGCTGCCCTTTG CCTTGGAACCGCGCACTCTAACTCGATGGGATGTGCACAAGTACGCTCGGCAGGCCTATGACCTTGGAGTGAGGTATATCGGTGGATGTTGTGGGTTTGAGCCGTATCACATACGCGCCATCGCTGAAGAG CTTTCATCAGAACGTGGATTTCTTCCCGAAGCCAGCAAAAAGCACGCACTGTGGGGCGAAGCACTTAAAAACTATCCAAAAGAATGGGTCAGAAACAG GGCCAACCGCGCTTACTGGGAGAACCTGGAACCAGCTACCGGTCGACCCTATTCCTCTGCAGTCAGCAGGTCTGACGGACCGGATTGA